A window from Candidatus Arthromitus sp. SFB-rat-Yit encodes these proteins:
- the def gene encoding peptide deformylase, with amino-acid sequence MALRQIRIDGDEILRKISKKVDVIDDNLKQLVEDMFETMYYADGVGLAAPQIGILKRIIVIDIEVIKKVMINPEIISESTSETQDGPEGCLSIPGIEDNVRRPKVLTVRYMNLDGEIVTEEARDLYARVICHEVDHLNGILFTDKVLK; translated from the coding sequence ATGGCATTAAGACAAATAAGGATTGATGGAGATGAAATTTTAAGAAAGATAAGTAAGAAAGTAGATGTAATAGATGACAATCTAAAACAATTAGTTGAAGATATGTTTGAAACTATGTATTACGCTGATGGGGTTGGATTAGCAGCACCACAGATTGGGATATTAAAAAGAATAATAGTTATTGATATAGAAGTTATAAAAAAAGTTATGATAAACCCAGAAATAATCTCCGAAAGTACAAGTGAAACGCAAGATGGACCTGAAGGGTGTTTAAGTATTCCTGGTATTGAGGATAATGTAAGACGTCCAAAAGTTTTAACAGTTAGATATATGAATTTAGATGGGGAAATTGTAACGGAAGAGGCTAGAGATTTATATGCACGGGTTATTTGTCATGAAGTAGACCATCTAAATGGAATTTTATTTACCGATAAAGTTTTGAAATAA
- the fmt gene encoding methionyl-tRNA formyltransferase, whose translation MGKDKFNVLFMGTPEFAVDTLEMLVNNHNVLGVVTQPDKPQGRGYKLKSSPVKEIALKYNLDVYQPDKIKGNIDFIDKIKSMDLDLIIVVAYGKILPSDILNIPKFGCINSHASLLPRHRGAAPINFSIISGDNKGGITTMFMDEGLDTGDIIEKYEVKIDENMTAGQLHDKLKVISSEGMKDTLKKIKNGTIRRQKQDDSQSTYAPMLTKEFGHIDFSKSAKDIVNLIRGLNPWPVAYCLYEEKKIKIYEAKNVSFTEDKYKNSDYGQIVKVDDEGILVKCGRGFILITIIQFESKKVMSIKSFLNGNIINKVKLN comes from the coding sequence TTGGGCAAAGATAAATTTAATGTATTATTTATGGGAACGCCAGAATTTGCAGTTGATACACTTGAGATGCTTGTGAATAACCATAATGTTTTAGGAGTTGTAACTCAACCAGACAAACCTCAAGGTAGAGGATATAAATTAAAATCATCACCTGTTAAGGAGATTGCTTTAAAATATAATTTAGATGTATATCAGCCTGACAAAATTAAAGGCAATATTGATTTTATTGATAAAATTAAGAGTATGGATTTGGATTTAATAATTGTTGTTGCGTATGGTAAAATATTACCATCAGATATTTTAAATATACCTAAGTTTGGATGTATAAATTCGCATGCTTCTTTATTACCAAGACATAGAGGAGCAGCACCAATTAATTTTTCTATAATATCTGGGGATAATAAAGGCGGAATAACTACTATGTTTATGGATGAAGGATTGGATACTGGCGATATAATCGAAAAATATGAAGTAAAAATTGATGAAAATATGACAGCAGGTCAATTGCATGATAAATTAAAGGTTATAAGTTCTGAGGGAATGAAAGACACACTTAAAAAAATAAAAAATGGAACTATAAGAAGACAAAAACAGGATGATTCGCAAAGCACATATGCTCCAATGCTTACAAAGGAATTTGGACATATTGATTTTTCAAAATCCGCAAAGGATATAGTTAATTTAATAAGAGGATTAAATCCATGGCCTGTTGCATATTGTTTATATGAAGAAAAAAAAATAAAGATATATGAAGCAAAAAATGTTTCGTTTACTGAAGATAAGTATAAGAATTCAGATTATGGACAAATAGTAAAAGTAGATGATGAGGGTATTTTAGTTAAATGTGGCCGAGGATTCATTTTGATAACTATAATACAATTTGAAAGTAAAAAAGTTATGTCTATTAAATCTTTCTTAAATGGTAATATTATAAATAAAGTTAAGTTAAATTAA
- a CDS encoding zinc metallopeptidase, translated as MFYFDRTIILLIPAIIVSVIAQIKISSSYNKYSKVTNQHGITGEQVALEILRSNGIYDVEVEMVNGQMTDHYDPRAKKLRLSRDVYFGTSIAAVGIAAHEVGHAIQHNTNYVPLILRNSIVPAVNFGAGFSWILFLLGLIMSIKPLLTIGIALFSLTVIFQLITLPVEFNASNRAIKSIKNMGLLVGSEINGAKNVLSSAALTYVAAALMSVMSLLRLIVLARGDE; from the coding sequence ATGTTTTATTTTGATAGGACAATAATTTTGCTAATACCAGCAATAATTGTTAGTGTAATTGCTCAAATTAAAATCTCATCTTCGTATAATAAATATTCTAAAGTTACTAATCAACATGGGATTACAGGAGAACAAGTTGCTCTCGAAATTTTGAGATCAAATGGAATTTACGATGTTGAGGTTGAAATGGTTAATGGTCAAATGACAGATCATTATGATCCTAGAGCTAAAAAATTAAGGTTGTCACGTGATGTTTATTTTGGAACATCTATAGCAGCAGTTGGAATTGCGGCTCATGAGGTTGGTCACGCGATACAACATAATACTAATTATGTTCCTTTGATTTTGAGAAATTCAATTGTTCCAGCTGTTAATTTTGGAGCTGGGTTTTCTTGGATATTATTTTTACTTGGATTAATAATGAGTATAAAACCATTACTTACTATTGGTATAGCTTTATTTTCACTTACGGTTATATTTCAATTAATAACACTTCCTGTTGAATTTAACGCTTCAAATAGAGCGATAAAATCAATTAAAAATATGGGGTTATTAGTTGGAAGTGAAATTAATGGCGCGAAAAATGTTTTGTCATCAGCAGCATTAACATATGTAGCAGCGGCTTTAATGTCAGTCATGAGTTTGCTTAGACTTATAGTATTAGCAAGGGGAGATGAATGA
- the rsmB gene encoding 16S rRNA (cytosine(967)-C(5))-methyltransferase RsmB, whose product MINNLRYDCVIILNNVLNGGAYSNITLKDYLDKSDLKYIDKKLVTEIVYGTIRYKLTIDGILSKFVKKLDQNDISTIILRSAIYQLKYLDKIPEYSVLNESVEVAKKLCRNKSGFVNGVLRSYLRNKKLIDGYKNTLQYEYSFSSWMIKLFKDQYSKNYISLMEALNKRSETCYRVNSKIISKKDFIEKFGDEFKIEDIDGFKNAIKIKSLINISQSELYKNSFISVQGLSSQVACEILNPIEDDVIIDLCAAPGGKSTYIAELSKDKCKIISCDVYDHRIELIKNSARRLKLNSIDYFINDATILNEKFIDKADKVLVDAPCSGLGVINKKPEIKWFKNISDLKEIINIQRKIILNASRYVKSSGVLMYTTCTLNKNENEEIIKWFLRSNSDFVVEEIEDYHFGNLYFENENGMVTIFPSEVNNGFFITKLRKN is encoded by the coding sequence ATGATAAATAATTTAAGATATGATTGTGTTATTATACTTAATAATGTTTTAAACGGTGGAGCTTATTCGAATATTACACTTAAGGATTATTTAGATAAATCAGATTTGAAATATATAGATAAGAAGTTAGTTACAGAGATTGTATATGGTACAATACGTTATAAGTTAACTATCGATGGTATATTAAGTAAGTTTGTTAAGAAACTTGATCAAAATGATATTTCAACTATTATTCTTAGAAGTGCAATTTATCAGCTTAAATATCTTGATAAGATTCCTGAATATTCTGTTTTAAATGAAAGTGTGGAAGTTGCTAAAAAATTATGTAGGAATAAGAGTGGATTTGTTAATGGAGTTTTAAGAAGTTATTTAAGAAATAAGAAGCTCATTGATGGTTATAAGAATACTCTGCAATATGAGTATTCTTTTTCTTCATGGATGATAAAGTTATTTAAAGATCAGTATTCTAAAAATTATATAAGTTTGATGGAAGCTTTAAATAAAAGAAGTGAAACTTGTTATAGAGTTAATTCTAAAATTATTTCCAAGAAGGATTTTATAGAAAAGTTTGGAGATGAATTTAAAATTGAGGATATTGATGGATTTAAAAACGCTATAAAGATTAAGTCGCTAATTAATATATCTCAATCAGAATTATACAAAAATAGTTTTATTAGTGTTCAAGGTTTGAGTTCTCAGGTAGCTTGTGAAATATTAAATCCTATTGAGGATGATGTGATTATTGATTTATGTGCAGCACCTGGAGGTAAATCTACATATATTGCTGAACTTTCAAAAGATAAGTGCAAGATAATTTCTTGTGATGTTTATGATCATAGAATAGAGTTGATTAAAAATAGTGCAAGAAGATTAAAACTCAATTCCATAGATTATTTTATAAATGATGCTACTATTTTGAATGAAAAGTTTATTGATAAAGCAGATAAGGTTTTAGTTGATGCTCCATGTTCGGGGTTAGGAGTTATTAACAAGAAACCTGAAATAAAATGGTTTAAAAATATTTCTGATTTGAAAGAAATTATTAATATACAGAGAAAAATTATTCTGAATGCATCAAGATATGTTAAATCAAGCGGTGTTTTAATGTATACTACATGTACTCTCAATAAAAATGAAAATGAAGAAATAATCAAATGGTTTTTGAGAAGTAATAGTGATTTTGTCGTGGAAGAAATTGAAGATTATCATTTTGGAAATTTGTATTTTGAAAATGAGAATGGAATGGTTACTATTTTTCCAAGTGAAGTTAATAATGGATTTTTTATAACTAAATTAAGAAAAAATTAA
- the rlmN gene encoding 23S rRNA (adenine(2503)-C(2))-methyltransferase RlmN has translation MLNVLNFKCDGLRKYLEENKFRGFKANQIIDWIYNKKVFDFNEMTNLSNVERKQFNDILKIELPLIEKVQKSKDGTVKFLLKLVDGNLIECVFMMYEYGNTICISTQVGCAMGCKFCASTVNGFLRNLELCELMGQILVVEKYTRKKINRIVLMGTGEPLYNYENVVTFIHEMKSKMGMSNRHITLSTCGIVPKIYDLAKEDLNINLAISLHAVSDDKRKTIMPIANKYSIDQLIEACLDYFDKTKRRISFEYLLINGINDGEDDAKSLVSLCKRSKAHVNLIPVNEINENDFKESKRLKEFYNYLLDSGVNATMRQKKGVDIDAACGQLRLSYSK, from the coding sequence ATGTTAAATGTATTGAATTTTAAATGTGATGGACTTAGAAAATATTTAGAGGAAAATAAATTTAGAGGATTTAAAGCGAATCAAATAATAGATTGGATTTATAATAAGAAGGTTTTTGATTTTAATGAGATGACAAATCTTAGTAATGTAGAAAGAAAACAATTTAATGACATCTTAAAGATTGAGTTACCATTAATTGAAAAAGTTCAAAAGTCAAAGGATGGAACAGTTAAGTTTTTATTAAAATTAGTTGATGGAAATTTAATAGAATGTGTGTTTATGATGTATGAATATGGAAATACTATTTGTATTTCTACTCAAGTTGGTTGTGCTATGGGGTGTAAATTTTGTGCATCTACCGTAAATGGGTTTCTAAGAAATTTGGAATTGTGTGAGCTTATGGGTCAGATTTTAGTTGTTGAGAAATATACGAGGAAGAAAATAAATCGTATAGTTCTTATGGGTACTGGTGAACCATTGTATAATTACGAAAATGTAGTAACGTTTATACATGAAATGAAAAGCAAGATGGGAATGAGTAATAGACATATAACTTTGTCTACTTGCGGAATAGTACCTAAAATTTATGATTTAGCGAAAGAAGATTTGAATATAAATCTTGCTATATCATTGCACGCTGTTAGTGATGATAAGCGTAAGACTATAATGCCCATAGCAAATAAATACTCCATAGATCAGTTGATCGAAGCGTGTTTGGATTATTTTGATAAAACTAAAAGGAGGATATCTTTTGAGTATCTTCTTATAAATGGTATTAATGATGGCGAAGATGATGCTAAATCATTAGTTTCATTGTGTAAGAGAAGTAAGGCACACGTTAATTTAATACCAGTTAATGAAATAAACGAAAATGATTTTAAGGAGTCTAAGAGATTAAAAGAGTTTTATAATTATTTGTTGGATTCAGGTGTAAATGCAACAATGAGACAGAAAAAGGGAGTAGATATAGATGCAGCATGTGGTCAGCTTAGATTGAGTTATAGTAAGTAG
- a CDS encoding Stp1/IreP family PP2C-type Ser/Thr phosphatase: protein MVGAMSDIGNLRVVNEDYLDYYICDSYQLYIIADGMGGHNAGDIASKICVRMIKEYIINEYFDGIDLELLLKNAVQFANREIYFKSLENKKYKGMGTTLTLSLVRGNKIYIVNVGDSCFFSIDGREITKITKDHSFVQQLIDNGLLSQDEAKDYPNRNIITRSIGINVSVEIDMFIINNDKNFYLLCTDGLINEMNQDEIVPYIENNKNDLYKACNDLITLAKERGGRDNVSLIIFGGTSNDR, encoded by the coding sequence ATGGTTGGAGCTATGAGTGATATAGGTAATCTTAGAGTTGTTAATGAGGATTATTTAGATTATTATATATGTGATAGTTATCAATTGTATATTATTGCTGACGGCATGGGAGGGCATAATGCTGGTGACATTGCTAGCAAGATATGTGTTCGAATGATTAAAGAGTACATAATAAATGAATATTTTGATGGTATTGATTTGGAATTGCTTTTGAAGAATGCAGTTCAATTTGCAAATAGAGAAATCTATTTTAAGTCTTTGGAAAATAAGAAGTATAAGGGAATGGGTACTACACTTACTCTTTCTCTCGTTCGGGGTAATAAAATTTATATTGTTAACGTTGGAGATAGTTGTTTTTTCTCTATAGATGGTAGAGAGATAACGAAGATAACTAAGGATCATTCATTTGTGCAACAATTAATAGATAATGGTTTGTTAAGTCAAGATGAAGCGAAGGATTATCCAAATAGAAATATTATAACTAGATCTATTGGGATTAATGTTAGTGTGGAAATAGATATGTTTATTATAAATAATGATAAAAATTTTTATTTGTTGTGTACAGATGGATTAATAAATGAGATGAATCAAGATGAAATAGTTCCATATATAGAAAACAATAAGAATGATTTGTATAAAGCATGTAATGATTTGATTACTTTAGCTAAAGAAAGAGGAGGCAGAGATAACGTATCTCTAATAATTTTTGGAGGCACTAGCAATGATAGGTAA
- a CDS encoding protein kinase domain-containing protein gives MIGKVIGGRYEIIEKLGEGGMANVYKAKCRILKRFITIKILKQELINDEEFVRKFKDEAMEVAKLSDNNIVKVYDIGVEDNFHYIVMEYIDGKTLKEHISEKGVLSIKEALDFSIQICNGLVIAHDIELIHRDIKSQNILVSNYGNIKVTDFGIAKSSDSATITNSGKILGSAYYISPEQARGNFVDCRSDIYSFGVVMYEMFTGRLPFTHGTPVNVALQHIQVDPIEPMDIVKKLPIGINNLIIKCLQKNPALRYQSAKELRDDLKALQNNKKHFVTRCNMVDKTTVMSAVTPQIQNKTNDSKIFKNLVIVLCSILAFIILILIFNRGLLGKPSSNITVPSFLGKTGVQYEQELEKLGLNYKISGYVTSDLEKNFVVDTYPKEGTVVRKGDTVKAILSEGVELIKVPNVINMTIERARLILQREGLIIGNIEERFSDVYERGVIMIQNPSPGSQINKNETVSIVISRGSETSLVTVPQFVGKDIVEAQNLAVLSGINIKLKSIDTEVQDNDKKIFYQSVPDGIEIKPTVEIELSYYNYVKKQVLDDANTSDKDTNINENNNIKDDPINDTDDNKNNTEENNVNNSSTNKLNTEGSNVDKKDDIIDENMSKEDNVNQTEGNDIVNSTIEVD, from the coding sequence ATGATAGGTAAGGTAATAGGTGGTAGGTATGAAATAATAGAAAAACTTGGCGAAGGTGGCATGGCAAATGTATACAAAGCTAAGTGTAGAATATTAAAGAGATTTATTACAATTAAAATTCTTAAACAGGAACTCATTAATGATGAAGAATTTGTACGTAAGTTTAAGGATGAGGCAATGGAAGTTGCTAAGTTATCTGACAATAATATAGTAAAAGTTTATGATATAGGTGTTGAAGATAATTTTCATTATATTGTAATGGAATATATAGATGGAAAGACTTTGAAAGAGCACATAAGCGAAAAGGGAGTGCTTTCCATTAAAGAAGCATTGGATTTTAGTATACAAATTTGTAATGGGTTAGTTATTGCTCACGATATAGAATTAATACATAGGGACATAAAGTCTCAAAATATTTTGGTTTCTAATTATGGCAATATAAAAGTAACTGACTTTGGAATAGCGAAGTCATCTGATTCTGCCACGATCACTAATTCGGGAAAGATATTAGGGTCGGCATATTACATATCTCCAGAGCAAGCTCGTGGTAATTTCGTAGATTGTAGAAGTGATATTTATTCTTTTGGTGTTGTGATGTATGAAATGTTTACTGGAAGACTCCCATTTACTCATGGTACGCCAGTTAATGTTGCGTTGCAGCATATACAGGTAGATCCAATTGAACCTATGGATATAGTTAAAAAATTACCTATTGGAATAAATAATCTCATAATAAAATGTCTTCAAAAAAATCCGGCATTGAGGTATCAGAGTGCTAAGGAATTAAGAGATGATTTAAAGGCTCTACAAAATAACAAAAAACATTTTGTTACAAGATGCAATATGGTAGATAAAACTACAGTTATGTCTGCAGTTACACCACAGATACAAAATAAGACAAATGATAGTAAAATATTTAAAAATCTTGTTATTGTTCTTTGCTCTATACTTGCTTTCATTATTCTAATACTGATTTTTAATAGAGGTTTATTGGGAAAACCTTCAAGTAATATTACGGTTCCTTCGTTTTTAGGAAAGACAGGGGTTCAATATGAACAAGAATTGGAAAAATTAGGTTTAAATTATAAAATTTCTGGATATGTTACTAGTGATTTAGAGAAGAATTTTGTGGTAGATACTTATCCAAAAGAGGGTACAGTAGTTAGAAAAGGTGATACTGTTAAAGCGATATTAAGTGAAGGTGTGGAATTAATAAAGGTTCCTAATGTTATTAATATGACTATAGAAAGAGCAAGATTAATTTTACAGAGAGAAGGACTTATTATTGGAAATATAGAAGAAAGATTTAGTGATGTATATGAACGTGGTGTAATAATGATTCAGAATCCGAGTCCAGGTTCTCAAATAAATAAAAACGAAACTGTGTCTATCGTTATAAGTAGAGGATCTGAAACTTCACTCGTTACTGTTCCGCAGTTTGTAGGCAAAGATATAGTTGAAGCTCAGAATTTAGCTGTTTTAAGCGGAATTAATATAAAATTGAAATCAATAGATACAGAAGTACAGGATAATGACAAAAAAATATTTTATCAATCTGTTCCGGATGGGATTGAAATCAAACCAACAGTTGAAATTGAATTAAGTTATTATAATTATGTGAAGAAGCAAGTGCTTGATGATGCTAATACTTCTGATAAAGATACAAATATAAATGAAAATAACAATATAAAAGATGACCCTATTAATGATACTGATGATAATAAAAATAACACTGAAGAAAATAATGTAAATAATTCAAGTACGAATAAGTTAAATACAGAAGGTTCAAATGTAGATAAAAAAGATGATATTATTGATGAAAATATGAGTAAAGAGGATAACGTGAATCAAACAGAGGGGAATGACATTGTTAATTCTACAATTGAAGTTGATTAG
- the rsgA gene encoding ribosome small subunit-dependent GTPase A: MVEIEGIIAKAIDGFYYILVNKEEYCCRSRKKFRFKEIEPKVGDKVTIKIIDFEKREGVIEKIHERTSDFIRPQISNVTQVFIVLAYLEPKVNLEMLNKMLINFEVEGVKTNIIINKCDLHGEEDDREVNELFKSFPYDVIKVSVKDRININTIKNKLHNNISCFCGASGVGKSSLLNEIVSKNIMDISTLSQKIKRGKHTTRFSQLIYIDELDGYLIDTPGFTSVSISKNIGMDDLKEYFIEFMDYYEGCKFRGCRHINEAQCNVKKAVQHGKINEMRYEMYVRFYNKFNQKEK; this comes from the coding sequence ATGGTTGAAATTGAAGGAATTATAGCAAAAGCTATAGATGGGTTTTATTATATATTAGTTAATAAAGAGGAGTATTGTTGTAGATCTAGGAAAAAATTTAGATTTAAAGAAATTGAACCTAAAGTGGGAGATAAGGTAACTATAAAGATAATTGATTTTGAAAAAAGAGAAGGGGTTATCGAAAAAATTCACGAAAGAACTTCGGACTTTATAAGACCACAAATTTCAAATGTTACACAAGTGTTTATAGTGTTAGCATATCTTGAGCCTAAAGTTAATCTTGAAATGTTGAACAAAATGCTTATTAATTTTGAGGTTGAGGGAGTCAAAACTAATATAATAATTAATAAATGTGATTTACATGGAGAAGAAGATGATAGAGAAGTTAATGAATTATTTAAAAGTTTCCCTTATGATGTGATTAAGGTAAGTGTAAAGGATAGAATTAACATAAATACTATAAAAAATAAATTACATAATAATATAAGTTGTTTTTGTGGGGCATCTGGGGTTGGGAAATCAAGTTTGCTAAATGAAATTGTATCGAAAAATATAATGGATATTTCAACATTGAGTCAAAAAATTAAAAGGGGTAAACATACGACGAGATTTTCTCAATTGATATATATTGATGAGTTAGATGGATATTTAATTGATACTCCAGGATTTACCTCTGTGAGTATTTCGAAAAATATAGGTATGGATGATTTGAAGGAATACTTTATTGAGTTTATGGATTATTATGAGGGCTGTAAGTTTAGAGGCTGTAGACATATTAATGAGGCTCAGTGCAATGTAAAGAAAGCTGTTCAACATGGTAAGATAAATGAAATGAGGTACGAAATGTATGTAAGATTTTACAACAAATTTAACCAAAAGGAGAAGTAA
- a CDS encoding thiamine diphosphokinase → MECVIFGNGEFSGFDIVSRFVDLDNTFTIAVDGGCNYLFEGNKRIDLVIGDFDSLKYKEVIYNNRHILKTDMDYNDLEIAMNYCLDNGFKKIYLFGFTGKRSDHFQFNIRTMQKFIESGLDVVMIDEFNIICGSIGCRIFDRGEYKFFSILPVYNGTVISICGSKYDLDNFSLNLMDTLTLSNEWVSEKVKISSNKLIFIYLIF, encoded by the coding sequence TTGGAATGTGTTATTTTTGGTAATGGAGAATTTAGTGGATTCGACATAGTAAGTAGGTTTGTAGATTTGGATAATACGTTTACCATTGCCGTTGATGGTGGATGCAACTATTTGTTTGAAGGGAACAAGCGGATAGATTTAGTTATTGGCGACTTTGATTCGCTAAAATATAAAGAAGTCATTTACAATAATAGACATATTTTAAAGACAGATATGGATTATAATGATTTGGAAATAGCTATGAATTACTGTTTAGATAACGGGTTTAAAAAAATTTATCTTTTTGGATTTACTGGTAAAAGATCGGATCATTTTCAATTTAATATTAGAACTATGCAAAAGTTTATTGAAAGTGGATTAGATGTAGTTATGATTGATGAGTTTAATATTATATGCGGATCTATTGGGTGCAGGATTTTTGATAGAGGAGAGTATAAATTTTTTTCAATTTTGCCTGTATATAATGGAACTGTTATTTCTATATGTGGTTCAAAATATGATTTGGACAATTTTTCCTTAAACTTAATGGATACTCTTACCCTTTCTAATGAATGGGTATCTGAAAAAGTAAAAATATCGTCAAACAAATTAATTTTTATTTATTTAATATTTTGA
- a CDS encoding formate/nitrite transporter family protein, translating into MVVFRKSILAGIIVSIAAYNYLLNYDTLSKIVFSAALLVILAMDLNLYTSKIAKWCCCNENLYCKIKNIFIILLGNIIACVIFGYLFSFLGETHAEMIWESKMNTPLLIALFKAVIVGILMQIAVFSKHDLVTIGVVLLFLGTKTEHSVANVVYMNVARAFSLKSLFYILVCLIGNAVGGSIVYLLNKDDNSICN; encoded by the coding sequence ATGGTGGTATTTAGAAAATCTATACTAGCTGGAATTATAGTTTCTATTGCTGCTTACAATTACTTATTAAATTATGATACATTATCTAAAATAGTATTTTCAGCTGCGTTGTTAGTAATTTTGGCAATGGATTTGAATTTGTACACGAGCAAAATTGCTAAATGGTGTTGTTGTAATGAAAATTTATATTGTAAGATTAAAAATATATTTATTATACTTCTAGGTAATATTATTGCTTGTGTTATATTTGGATATTTATTTTCTTTTTTAGGTGAAACTCATGCTGAGATGATTTGGGAATCCAAGATGAATACACCGTTACTAATTGCACTTTTTAAGGCTGTAATAGTTGGTATACTTATGCAAATTGCTGTATTCAGTAAGCATGATCTTGTTACCATTGGGGTTGTGTTATTATTTTTGGGAACTAAGACTGAGCATAGTGTAGCAAATGTAGTTTATATGAACGTAGCTAGAGCTTTTTCTTTAAAGTCTTTATTTTATATTTTGGTTTGTTTGATAGGAAATGCGGTTGGGGGTAGTATTGTATATTTGTTAAATAAAGATGATAACTCAATATGTAATTAA